The Microbacterium sp. Nx66 genome contains a region encoding:
- a CDS encoding HAD family hydrolase, with protein MTTPIELVVLDMAGTTVVDDGVVEQAFQRAAERTGVAARLPWDDALGYVRKTMGQSKLDVFLHLADGDAVAARQATAAFEAAYAEIVAEDGVAEIPGAADAIQGLKDAGLTVALTTGFAPVTRQAILDGLGWGGLIDLALSPVDAGRGRPAPDLVLTALLRTGASAVQAVAVAGDTVSDVESGRRAGAGFVAGVLTGAHDRAALSGAGAHAVLPDVTALRGALAQRELLPAAVASV; from the coding sequence ATGACCACTCCCATCGAACTCGTCGTCCTCGACATGGCCGGCACCACCGTCGTGGACGACGGCGTGGTGGAGCAGGCGTTCCAGCGCGCCGCCGAACGCACCGGCGTCGCCGCACGGCTGCCCTGGGACGATGCCCTCGGCTATGTCAGGAAGACCATGGGACAGTCCAAGCTCGATGTCTTCCTGCACCTGGCCGACGGCGATGCGGTCGCGGCACGGCAGGCCACCGCGGCGTTCGAGGCCGCGTACGCCGAGATCGTCGCCGAAGACGGCGTCGCGGAGATCCCCGGGGCGGCGGACGCGATCCAGGGCTTGAAGGACGCCGGGCTCACCGTCGCACTGACCACCGGGTTCGCGCCGGTCACCCGACAGGCGATCCTCGACGGCCTCGGGTGGGGAGGGCTCATCGACCTCGCGCTCTCCCCGGTCGACGCCGGCCGCGGACGCCCCGCGCCCGACCTCGTCCTCACCGCCCTTCTGCGCACGGGAGCGTCCGCGGTGCAGGCTGTGGCCGTCGCCGGCGACACCGTGAGCGACGTCGAGTCGGGCCGCCGCGCGGGTGCCGGTTTCGTCGCAGGAGTGCTCACCGGCGCCCACGATCGCGCGGCTCTGAGCGGAGCGGGCGCCCACGCCGTGCTCCCCGACGTCACGGCGCTGCGGGGGGCTCTGGCCCAGCGAGAGCTCCTTCCCGCTGCCGTCGCCTCCGTCTGA
- a CDS encoding alcohol dehydrogenase catalytic domain-containing protein, with product MGTLLIRPPGHRRDVALRPAATAMVWVGEGHPHETIAVPGVALGDQDVLVAVEMSTICGSDVHTVQGRRSAPAPLVLGHESVGRVIAMGDDGAEAVDGTPLRIGDRVVWSVTVSCGTCDRCRRGLTQKCRDLGKYGHDRVGAHGDLTGAFASHVQLRAGTAIVRVPEALPAAVLAPAACATATAWAAVARAARDIDLDGAAVRIHGAGLVGISAAAIAAEHGAVVEVRDPDDDRRAFASRFGATALDRDPDVVIEASGHAVGEALAGVAVGGTVVLVGSVFPAAPVPLDAEDLVRRLITVAGVHNYGADDLAAAASFLAGRGRAYPFGEAVGAVRSLLDIDAALTEATAPGAPLRVGLVPGR from the coding sequence ATGGGAACGCTGCTGATCCGCCCGCCCGGACACCGGAGGGACGTCGCGCTGCGCCCCGCGGCCACCGCGATGGTCTGGGTCGGCGAAGGGCACCCGCACGAGACGATCGCGGTCCCGGGGGTCGCGCTCGGCGATCAGGACGTGCTCGTCGCCGTGGAGATGTCCACGATCTGCGGGTCGGACGTGCACACCGTGCAGGGGCGCCGGTCCGCGCCGGCGCCGCTCGTCCTCGGGCACGAGAGCGTCGGTCGCGTCATCGCGATGGGCGATGACGGTGCGGAGGCGGTGGACGGCACTCCGCTGCGGATCGGCGACCGTGTGGTCTGGTCGGTGACGGTGTCATGCGGCACCTGCGACCGTTGTCGGCGCGGCCTCACGCAGAAGTGCCGTGACCTGGGCAAGTACGGCCATGACCGCGTCGGCGCCCACGGCGACCTGACAGGGGCGTTCGCCAGCCACGTGCAGCTGCGGGCGGGCACCGCGATCGTGCGCGTGCCGGAGGCGCTGCCCGCTGCGGTGCTGGCGCCTGCCGCCTGCGCGACAGCGACCGCGTGGGCCGCAGTGGCGCGTGCCGCCCGTGACATCGACCTCGACGGCGCCGCGGTGCGCATCCACGGCGCGGGTCTCGTGGGGATCAGTGCCGCCGCGATCGCTGCCGAGCACGGTGCCGTCGTCGAGGTGCGCGATCCGGACGACGACCGGCGCGCCTTCGCCTCCCGGTTCGGGGCCACCGCGCTCGACCGCGACCCCGACGTCGTCATCGAGGCCTCAGGGCATGCCGTCGGGGAGGCCCTCGCGGGCGTCGCCGTCGGCGGGACGGTGGTCCTCGTCGGCAGCGTGTTCCCCGCAGCCCCGGTTCCGCTGGACGCGGAGGATCTCGTCCGCCGACTCATCACGGTCGCGGGGGTGCACAACTACGGTGCCGACGATCTCGCGGCAGCGGCGTCGTTCCTCGCGGGGCGCGGGCGCGCGTATCCGTTCGGCGAGGCCGTGGGGGCGGTGCGATCGCTCCTCGACATCGACGCCGCCCTCACCGAGGCGACAGCGCCGGGAGCCCCGCTGCGGGTCGGCCTCGTGCCGGGGCGCTGA